DNA sequence from the Malus domestica chromosome 11, GDT2T_hap1 genome:
ACAATTattatgttttaacttttacAGAATTCAAGCGTATGTGGATTTTTTATTTCCAGAGACATTCTTTATTAATAGTCTATCAAAAACATGTTACACTGGGTTTtacatgtttaaaatgaaaaactGTTATATAAAACGTTACTAACAGCATCTCTAAATGAGATGTTAAAATTCTAGGTGGAATGTCACGGTCTATATTTGACATCAAAAATCTCTCAAACCGAAATATTATTTGCTAACTAAATTTGAAGGCTTTGTGATTTggagtcaaatttgacatcaatgtctaatttatttttaattcattttaatggTGGGTCCCTTATTCTACTAGCATTTCAaccaataaaaattttgtttcaacatttttttaataactaCAACTATTTAAAACtccatttaaataataaaataatatttgataaTTCGACTGAATAAGTACAAAATTTGACATAAGGCTTCAGAGTAATACATCAACCATCATTAGTAATTTAACTCTTataatttgacatctcctttaaaGATGATCTAAATAAGTCATAATGGTCTTTAATTATTATTGTCTCACGAGAGGTACCTATTGCACCGAAAGAAATTACATGCAGCACATATAAGTCACGTGAAAAATAAAGGCGCATACCAAACAGAGATATGTGTCTTTTGCTCTTTTTCCCTTATGCCTAGCTAACTCGAAAGGAATAATGTTAGCTAACCACTCTATATGTGGGGTTTGCCCTAGTAGTGCGATAAGACACATTgtcatcatgcagaagttgagaaAAATGCTTGTTAAGTACTAGTAATTATTCATTTTACACTCAAGTTCGATTTTTTCTCTGCATAGTTTTAATAAATTTAGAATAAAAtagccacttaatactacggtttaatgatattccttttcatttgtaagtgaaagtgagaggtcttaggtttgattctcgtcaaaaatgaatttgaaccacattattgttaacccattgtgaggctaagtccaccccctccttttagtgtagataataaggaaaactaatgaaaaatgacttgaaagctttgagttttaaccataagaacaaaataaagggtaaagtgaataataccatgattgattttttatgtaaaaatgtggtttttttgttaaagtgaacagtattaaGAGCTTTTCGTCAAGATTCCCATAATAATAtcgtttgattaaaaaaaaatatttaggaTAAAATACCGCGTGTATGAAAAATAGAGTACTATAATTATTCCAGTAAGTCTTAATAATTGAGGattttgaaatcaaaggaaTCTTCTAGTAGAGCTGAATCTCAAAAGAGAGACAATCTTCAGGCATACAAGTATGCACCAACATCAGAGAGTTTATTTTTGTATCTTGATTGGCATTCGGTAGCCACCAACTACGCAAGCATGGTCACGTTCAAATGGCTCAAGTGTCACCCTTTGTTTAGGCTTCACCTGTTCTGCCGTCATTCTTTCCACTTCAAGTTCATAAACTTTCTCAGCAGGTAGAGTGGAGTCTATGCAATTTGCCTGGAAAAATgcagaacaaaatataaacccAATCCTTTTACGCTGATTAATAAGAACCAAATACTTCAGATTTTCTTCCTGAACTAGTTCCCCAATGCCGGTTTGCTCCCTAAACTTTTAATTGGACCAATTTCCTCGCTAAACTACTATAAATGCTAATTTCCCCCATTCGTCATGTTCAACCACATTCCATCTAATTTTTTGTCCATACGTGCATGCCAATAATTTATTAGCTTACTAAAATGTgacaatttttaacaaaaagttaTTCGACATATATATAGTTAAAGTGGCCATTTATAAAAGTTTTGGTCTAAAGTTCAGTCACTGGGAAATTATAGGTAATGGGGTACATGTTCAAGGGTGAAAACCGGCAGAATAGCCTAAAAAGATAAGTTGAAACAGTATATTAGCAGTTTTGAGAACAACAATAAGGGCAACACAAACCTTGATTGACATCAAACAACAACCTCCTATTTTGAGGAAATATTTTGCATTCAAACCTAAAATCCTTGCCTGCAAAGAAAGGATTAAATAGCAAAGCGGACTTTCGGgggaaataacaaaaaaaaaaaaactatttataatacaataaaaataaagtaaTTCATCCTCCCCACCATCTCTGTGAGCTTTAACAGAATGGAGGAATCGAATTAAGcaatatataaatttaagttgacATTCCAGTGTTCTACCTCTAACCTTGGAAGCATGCATGCACTGTAAGTTATAAAGTGAATTAAGCCAAGATCTTCTAACTTCGTGATTTTCAGATATGCATTAGATGGAAAAATACAATAAACAATCAAGCGTACCTTGATCCATGATGGCAAATGCTATAAGATCCTAATCAGTTTCAGTCGGCGGTGGAGAAAGTAGTTGTTCTCTCTTGCCTTATATATATGGTGCACATACCCATTTAATGTGCACTTTGGACAGAAACACGATTAGAGCATTTGTCATTGATAATTGCTCAAAAGTGCATGTCTAATGCTCTTTCATTATACCCGTTAAGTAATTTTTCTAGTAATTTATCGAAATTGTGATGTAATGTTGGTCAATGATGAGTGCATATCTTATTTCACCTTGGATGTTACATTTTCTGATAATATGTTGGATTTAAATGAAAGGAATTATATGACTTTCTGTTGTTATGGTCAGGCTAATGAATTGGACCAAAATCATGTCATAAAtcctttgttttaatttaatcaGTTGGTCTAAATTAGTTTGAGTGCCTTATGACATCGGTTGAAGTGTATAGTTCACATATTGCGGTTTACAATATACATGAGGATTGATATTCATTTTATCTTGATCTTTTTGTCAGGTCACTTATTGGAATTTTTTAGAAGATAAACGGTGAGATGAAGAAAGGAAGATGGGGCTGTCTGCAACGAGTTAACCCAAGAGGCAAAGATAATAAATTGGTGATTAAGCTTGTCATGTTAtggaaagaaaatgaaacagACATGGGAAGGCAAAGAACAAGGAACGGCTAAGTTATAATTGGCTTAATAATGGGGTTGATAAATGATCATTATTCAAGAGGGATATGGGGGTTGGCTGCGCAGCAGCTCAGTATAACCATTcccatttttatgtttttggtgGAGTTTTGCTCTTTCataattttagatttttttcttattctatTTTAGTTTATGGAGAACTAATCTCTCTAGCTAAAGCTAGAGGAGAAACCTCTATTACGATTATGTagttttattatttcaattttatttcgGAATTTCAATGTCAAATTTTATGTTGTGGATGTCAATGCAATTTCTGATTTATTCTATATTTGGATTGATGAATGTTGGTCATGATTCATAGGTTTAATCATGTTTTTCCTATAGTTTTGTTTCACTGTTTCACATTCATGCTTTTAATGGATTGAATAAATTAGTAGATTGGTACGATTTCGACGGAATAATTTCTTAATATTTCGTTGCCTAGGTACAAATTATATTTGGGATTATTTCTACGCTTGGTTGTTTATTGTATTTCCGCATCTAATGCTTATGTTAAAATCATGAAGTTCGAAGATCTTGGCTTAATTCAATTTATAACTTGCATGCACATGCAAGGCtagaaatacacacacacacacacacaccaagtAGATCAATGTGAAAATCATGAAGTTCGAAGATTTTGGCTTAATTCAATTTATAACACACACACCAAGTAGATCAATGTGAAAATCATGAAGTTCGAAGATTTTGGCTTAATTCAATTTATAACTTACATGCACATGCAAGGCTAGAAATATACAGAtcttaaattttatgaaattgtTGAAAATCAGTGCATAAATGAGGTAAAAATAATTCATAACCAACTACGATTAGCAACTCAATGTTAGAATCACTCTTAATTGATTGCTTAATGGTGTCCCTGAGTACACCACATGCTTAATTGATATATattaaaacaactcaaaaccGAGAATTTATCGACAGGTCAGTAATTATGTCACATGACTAACTGTCAGTACAATAAAAATGGGCAACGTCTACAAGTAGTTATTGCTAAAAAtgtgacaaaaaattaaaaaaaatgtaaagaaaagtaaaaaaagttGTCACactcaaaaaaaagaaaaagaaaagaaattggtATATTAAACTTAattgttcaccaaaaaaaaactaaatttgtCCTTATTTGAGTTTcagtatgaaaaaaaaaaaaaaaacacacacacacatatgatGATCAACTCAAATTAGCATCAGACACTCAGTATGTATTGGATCTCCCCttcattatttattgaataaacGGGAATTCCTGAGTACATCACATGCTAGAGACGAAAATAATTCAAGCTTTGAAAATCAGCAATTTCGTGCCACAATCCACAGGTAAACTTTGAAAAATGTTTCAAATTATTTGAAAGAGCATTAAAAAAGTTTACCTACTACAGCTCAAATATTAGTTGacaaaaacaaattatttaCGTAAAATTTGATCTTGTAAAGGACTGTTTcatatcaattttttgttttcatttttgtataaactaaaactaaaaaataataaaaaagtatCTTTCAATTGAAAATTGCTACCATaaagtttttagtttaaaaacaaaggacaaaaaaaaaatttcaaatagaccCTAAATAATTTGGAATGTTGGTTTAGCAAATGCAACATATGGCTAATGAAAAACCCTTGTGCGAACTATGCCGTATCTGCAAGATTGTTACCATGAGAAAGCACTCAGTATGAAAATTAAAACAGTAATTCTGTGCTACAAATAAAACAATGAATTGGTGATTCTGTGTATAGAAAAACCTGATCAGGCTGAGCAACATCTGTAAATATGACATCTACCACGCTGACAAGCATCCGATATCTTGCTGGGTGTCTTGCGTCTTCAATAATTGGTATGACATTAGTTCTCTTCTTTGCCATGTTTACCAAGTCCCTACCACTCCTAGGGGAAAATTCGACCGCATACACCACTCCAGTCTATGAAGAAGAACGAACGAGAGATATATATTGGAACATACAAATGCATGAtgtttattttgaagtgttaatagTAAACTGCTTGTTAATTCATGGTAAACAATTAGAGCGTTTGGTCGGGATAGGCTTACAGGTCCAACGATGTCGGATACATGAGAAACAGAGGTTCCTGAAGCAGCTCCTAGGTAGAGAACTCGAGCTCCCGGTTTCTTGATATCAAGTAATTAtacacaattaatcaattatacgtataaattaaatttatagaaATAACAAAGATAACTATGATATTTGAGGGTGTGATTCATTATGTTGTAATTATCATAAAATTTGCTAGACATGTGTATAAGATATTGTACAAGATAGAGGAACTCACAATCCCAATGATGTCAATGCCCGCCAAGATTGCAGCTCCCAGCTTTGAACGAAACGGGTTCCAAACCCTATATTCCACCTTGGTTCCATCTTCATTCTGAATAatattacaaaaataaatagtaattacAACCAATTCTctatacaaaaaataataattgtataCTCTGCAGACAATGTTGTTTTATATAATGCAACATATATAAACTAAAAGGGGTTAATTAGGCCAtcaaacttaattaattaaaatgttttgtattcatgttttcaaataaataaaaagaagaaacttGCATGTAAAGGCATACTGCAAAGTTTTACAAATTAAGGGGAGTTTCATACAATATTGAACAGGTGATCGAGAAGAAAGCTGCATGTAAAGGTATACTCAAAGGCCACAGACGTGCAAAAGGTGGAGTAACACATCAATTTCTGAGCCCTTTAAAAAAATTCATCCTCCTCTATATTACATGAGtataaattttctaacaaaaaagtTTTtgcttaaaaagaaaaatcatcatcatatgatttTATCTATAGTACAATTGATTAAGTGGAGTCtatatttaatattaatttcCACTCTTCTCTAGCAATAAAAGACTTGTGTATTACttccttccatttttttgtAGCAATAAAAAACTAACTTGAGCTTCTTCCACAAACATAGTgtattttcatcttttttttcaGTCGTGCTCCTTTTTTTGTGGAAGAACCCTAATTATAATTTCATGACAACCGGAGATTATTCAATTAGTAAAAGTGAGATGTTGATTTCAATTAAGTTTGAATATTGATTGTTGAATTCTGATGAATATATTgttcaaaaaattattattatttaaataaggAGGGCCTTTTTGTTGGATTCGCAGCGGGACGACCCTGCATATGTATGTACTCAACTGTTCACAGAGCAGAATAACATAGCAACTATATTGTATTGTCCATATAGTGAACAGGTATTGAGCATTGACCACATAGTATTGTTTATAGGTATACATGGTACCATACAGGGAATACGAGAGCACGTACTATACATCGATCCTAGTTCGTCTACAACGGAGTTGGGATGTGTAAGAAGGGtcacatatacatataatattAAGAAGAATATTGAACAGATATGTATATAGTACAAACCTTTTTCTCGGGTACATTGCATAAACTTCTTATGAAATTAGAAGATCTGAATCATCAATTCTGtctatatattaaaaataaaaaataaaaacaatcaacTAACCTGAACGGAGATGCGCTTCTCATTATAAACAGATTCACCAGGGACCATGTTTTTAGTGACGAGAGCATCGCCTTTAATAGACGTATGTTTGAAAACCCCTTCATGCACACCATATGGGGTGATAATTCCTTTGTTTCCACCTCCACCAGGTGCTGGCCGTCTTCTGCGGTCACCAGGATGTGGTCTTCTGAAGTCACCAGGAGGTCTTCTGAAGTCACCAGGAGGTGGTCTTCTGCGGACACCAGGAGGTGGTACTCTGCGGACACCAGGAGGTGGTACTCTGCGGACACCAGGAGGGGGTACTCTGCGGACACCAGGAGGGGGTACTCTGCGGACACCAGGAGGCGGTCCTCTGCGGACACCAGGAGGTGCAGCAAGGCCTCTGCGGGCAACACGAGCAGCACCACTACAACCTATATTATATTCAATCCAAAATCCAAGAAGCATAGGATAATCATTAATCTAGAGTAGATAGTTTTATTCATACAAAGACATTCATTCAGTGCTAAGGAAGAAAAGCCGACTACATGTTGAATATGAAATATCACATACCTAGCTACATAGCATTATAGCATTATAGCAACAATTAAACATGCACAAGCAGAGCCCGCACACATATATTTAAAACTCTTCaaacaaattagggtttagtCAGTTTTGGAGGTCTTAAGTCCGAATCATTAttgacaaaaacaaaatggtaCAGATTTCATAATATACACAAATAATACTATAACAGCAAAAGACATAGGTGTCGGTGCGATTAAATTCATGCAATAGACAACCTGAAACATGAATTTATATGCAGGTAAATGTAGACCGAGCCGAGGCGATGAAAATATAAGTGATAATATCATAATACCTCTTGGAGTTGTCATTGTTAAGGCAAACTGGGATTAGTAAGAAAGCAAGGAGAATGCGATCAAATTGAGAGAGGAGGTGGAAGTTGACACAGAGCgcttttgggtttagggtttctcGGAAAGGGAGTGTATATAGAGTTTCCTGCTAGTGGGAGTTCAGCTACGGCCCAAGGGAATTTCGTGGGTAGAGGGAATTTCGTGTTACGGACAACTTAGGGTTCAAATTTAAGCccataaagaaaaataaaataaaaaatgcccAAAGAGGCGACGGTTCATGGCAACGTTATCTAAAGAAATTGAATGGGTGCCTCTCGCACAAAGAGGCAACAGTCAtacaatttttcttcttctagacGTCACCACACCGGCTAGGTGGTGCATTAGCCTTCCCCTAATAAGACCGAGGTGAGAAGTATAACCTTCTATTAGAACGTCTTTGTAGATATGACGTCAttactttttttattagaaaatcaTTTTCGGATTAAACTAGTATATACATTATCATCTCTTTAAGATATAAAACTATTTTTATTACTTTCATTTTCTAAAGcaatattcttttttttaatatgcttGTTTGAAACTAATAATCCTTGTCGATTGGCAATACGTTACCAGTCTCATTCATCTTCCAAACACAATAAAACCAACAATCGCTATAAATCAAATCAACACACATCACTCTCTTCCAAATCAGATAGATTATCgcaattaaaaatcaaaagcaTGCAGTACTATTTTCATTATATACGATGATGTGATACTTAAGCGGGTATTTATGTATAGCTTTAGCCAGGTTGCGACGTGCTGAAGTGAAAGGCTGAAAGTGATCGTGTTGAAGAGAATTGCATCCCTTCACGGCATCTTTACAACTGCAtggatgcatgcatgcatcatGGTGTACCTAAAATTAACtcaaagaatatatatatatatacacacacatataaatgGGTAATactagagagattaaattttcAAACGAAATTTGCAAACTTAATAATATGTCACTAATatgaaataagcacgttaagcaacacttaagtaataatttaattattaacaaccacatcattagtttacaaaatttagtttggAAATTCATTCTccctagagagactaaatttgtagactacattttgtaaactaaatgacatggaagttgatgattgtattagtacttaagtgttgattaacgtgcttatttcttattaatgacacatcatttggtttgcaaatttagtctacctaATATTACTCATTATATATATGGATTAGGATTTGAGGATACATATTTTTTACACACTTTGTGACTTCCATTTTATAGGGTTCATTTTGTAATGTATATCATCATCCGAACCgtctatattttaaaacatcatccatagtttatccttaaaaaaattagacaaattttGTTTTCAGCCTAAATTATGGAGTACTCTATCAACCACAtgcttctccttttcttttaaggaaaactaatgaaaatggcttgaaaactttgagttttaacgataaggacaaaataaagggtaaagtgaatagtaccaggattgactttttagtgtaaaaatgtggtttttcgttaaagtgaacaataccgggagtttttcgttaaagttccctttctTTTAATCATTAATTTAATAGCTACATGGAATCGATCCCatgaaacatgtatttataaagtttctgGTGAATTtcgatttaaataatttttttaattgttttagttgttggaTTTATTTTTCGCCttagatttatttttatttttttttactgctAGATTTGAACATAGTCGAtttcagccgttggatttaatgtattaaattttttaaaattaaataggtTTGAATTTGGACCGCTAGATCAATTAACGacccaaaaattaaaatcttcaTTGAAAAAGAGTCGTTGGGCTCATTTTGTGTGGCCGACATGCTCGTTAGGAGCGGGCCCCACTTCCTGTCAGCCCTTGAGTGTCTCACACTCAGGGCACATCGCCTTGTTGTGACCTCCACTTTTCGGGCGCATCCACGCTCATAAGGTAGGCCATCCTTTTTAACCCCGGGTAGAATTGTGTGTTAAATTTGCCCAAAGTTTAGGTTTTAACCAAAACTTGTTTTAGGCTCAACCATTAGAGAATGATTGGGTtagtttaaaacctaaattttaagttttaactcaAAGGTTGAAGATGGTCTAATTAAAAAACATATTAGGCATATATATAGCACTTTATTATGAGGAGGAAAGAAACTACGTTTATATTTTATACATTCTAGTGCGGATTTGATCTTCACTAACTTTTTTCTTAACAATTAACAATTCATTGTTGATTTAGCTAATTTGGCACATAATTAGAGTTAATATTGTattaagtttagtaatttttcttttttaattgttttttctttataagCTTTTTTTATTAAGCtttattgtttaaaaaaaaacataatctatATACTATGCCATGTTGAAGTActtgttggttttgttttgtttttttttttttttgggaaactactTGTTGGTTTTGTTTGGTGGCAAATAAGTAGATTACACCAAGCTTTTGAAAAAGCACCAAactatttttccttcatcacctCCTATACTTTTTTGAAAATATCTGATCTAAGcaaagcaaaaataaataaagtactaGAACAAATAATGAGATATTTGTCGATTTTTCTCTCGAACTTACAAGGAGCTGCCAATTTTCcactcaactttaattttagtcATTGCTCCttgagtttttaatttttttataattggaCAATTTCTTccatgaactttaattttagccaattaccccataaacttttttttttgaagatccCCATAAACTATTATAATTGACCAATTTCTTCTCTTAACTTTAATTGTATAGTTGCAAAATGGTAATTTTATTCCTAATGCGGAcagtattgtttttttttcttcttctcttctgccAGTTCACTCTACATTTTTCATTTGAATTACTCATGAATGTTAATCAAGGATAGTTGAAAATCCAATGATCTTACTGTCTTAGGTAAAACTTTGACAATCATATTTATAACCTTGATAATTGAAACCCTAAAATTCTTTTAGATTGAACACCATTTTAAATAACCCATAATTCAGTCTCTCAATTCCCCCAACATATATCTTTCGAATCCAGATTCAGTCTAAATATTAACCACGATCTGATCCATGTTCATGATATGTCATGATGGAAGTGTCGAATGGGGGGAGTATGTAGGATCTTTTGGCACCAGAGACATCTTTTGGGTTGCATGCCTAATGCGATTTTTCCTTCGGTGCGACCGGGTTCGCGTACAGGACTTCTTCTCACCGTCTGATTTGATCAAGCGCCTGAAATTGATTGGTTTGGTGACCGGTTGTGTAGAGTGTTAAATTACCCAAAGAATGAAATTGCTAAGTAGGAAGTTCTGGGtagatcaaaaaaaaaaaaattatttaaaaaaaaatgattggaagtttaattttttagattaaatttgtaaatcatatgatgtctcattaataaaaaacaatacgTTAATAAAAACTTTAATTAACAACAATCACgtcatttgatttaaaatttgacCTAAGTTGTTGATTTGGGTACCattatccataaaaaaaaaattatggaacCCAGATGCACCGAAAACGGCATATAATGTGCATATTCTTTTGTTGCTGATACGACTCAAATATAATAGTACCTTAAACATATAGTCATGATACATGTGATTGGGGCGGCCCACCCGTGTCAGCTCTTGTTCAAATTAACACTTTCCATCCATAGTTCTCAACGTGGGTAAAAGATACCGTAAGTATGACATGAAAGAGatttttataaggaaaactaatgaaaatagcttaaaaactttgagttttaatgataaggacaaaataaaaggtaaagtgaatagtagcaggtttgactttttagtgtaaaaatatggtttttcgttaaaatgaacagtaccgtgagcttttcgttaaaactaaaGATGAGGATGCCAAATCATGACATACATTCTGTTTTTAATTACCTACTTGTAATGTGCTATGTGTACAAGTTAGTTAGAGAGGTTATTAGTTGTTATTGTTGTTATGACTATAAATACCATACTCATGTAATTATTTTGTTAAGTAATGAAATTGTAATATTTCAGAAAGATATTTCTGAAGCAAATGGGTATTTCGCATTAAGAAACGGCCTGATGGTTCTGTTGACAGATACAAGGCCCGATTAGTTGCCAAGGGCTTTCACCAACAACAAGGTCTGGATTATCAAGAAACCTTTAGCCCTGTAGCTAAACCAGTCACTATTCGGATTCTGTTAACTGTCGCAGTTCAGTATAATTGGTTTCTAAATCAGATTGACATCAgtaatgcatttcttcatggtgACTTACAAGAAGAGGTGTTTGTGCAACAACCTCCTGGTTTTACTGATTCTAATCTGCCAAATCATGTGTGTAAACTCAACAAGTCTCTATATGGCCTTAAACAGGCTCCTCGGGCATGGTTTGATAAACTCTTTCAAGCTCTCAAGTCCTTTGGTTTTACTCAATCTTGTTCTGATGCATCTCTCTTTGTCATCAAAGATCCTGTTCTAGTTATAGTATTggtttatgtggatgacatcttGATCAGTGGTCCCGATCCGACAGTGTGCCAGCAGTTTATTCAGAAACTTGGGTCTCTGTTTCCAGTCAAGGACTTAGGTCCTTTTCACTATTTTTTGGGGTTGGAAGTTCAACGCTCATCCAAAGGATTATTTCTTCATCAAAGCAAATATCTTCTGGATTTGCTTCAGAAAACCAAAATGGGCGGTGCCAAGCCATGTTGTACTCCTCTTGGCACTACTAAACTGGATCACAGTGGCATTCCTCTCTCCAATCCCACTGAATATCGATCCCTGGTTGGTGCCTTACAGTATTTGACTTGGACTAGGCCTGATATCTCTTTTGCTGTCAATCAAGTATGCCAATTCATGCATACTCCCGCTGATCTTCATCTGCAAGCTGCTAAAAGGATTATCCGATTCCTCAA
Encoded proteins:
- the LOC103419076 gene encoding rRNA 2'-O-methyltransferase fibrillarin 1-like isoform X2, encoding MTTPRGCSGAARVARRGLAAPPGVRRGPPPGVRRVPPPGVRRVPPPGVRRVPPPGVRRVPPPGVRRRPPPGDFRRPPGDFRRPHPGDRRRRPAPGGGGNKGIITPYGVHEGVFKHTSIKGDALVTKNMVPGESVYNEKRISVQNEDGTKVEYRVWNPFRSKLGAAILAGIDIIGIKPGARVLYLGAASGTSVSHVSDIVGPTGVVYAVEFSPRSGRDLVNMAKKRTNVIPIIEDARHPARYRMLVSVVDVIFTDVAQPDQANCIDSTLPAEKVYELEVERMTAEQVKPKQRVTLEPFERDHACVVGGYRMPIKIQK
- the LOC103419076 gene encoding rRNA 2'-O-methyltransferase fibrillarin 1-like isoform X1, whose translation is MTTPRGCSGAARVARRGLAAPPGVRRGPPPGVRRVPPPGVRRVPPPGVRRVPPPGVRRVPPPGVRRRPPPGDFRRPPGDFRRPHPGDRRRRPAPGGGGNKGIITPYGVHEGVFKHTSIKGDALVTKNMVPGESVYNEKRISVQNEDGTKVEYRVWNPFRSKLGAAILAGIDIIGIKPGARVLYLGAASGTSVSHVSDIVGPTGVVYAVEFSPRSGRDLVNMAKKRTNVIPIIEDARHPARYRMLVSVVDVIFTDVAQPDQARILGLNAKYFLKIGGCCLMSIKANCIDSTLPAEKVYELEVERMTAEQVKPKQRVTLEPFERDHACVVGGYRMPIKIQK